The Oligoflexia bacterium genome includes a window with the following:
- a CDS encoding SDR family oxidoreductase, giving the protein MDLQLKGKKALVMGSSTGLGRAIAEGLIAEGAEVAICARNEAQLKKTAEEIKATAYFTCDLSIAGLANDLVERTIKKLGGLDILVTNTGGPARGNFLDITIEQWEKDYQSVWMSVVESLNSALPHMESKGFGRIMMITSVAAREPLARLTSSNGLRAGLKGLAKSISTEYAAKGITVNVLMPGYTNTDRLKELNLSEERIKQMVPAGRLAEPKELADLAVFLASPRASYITGQSIAVDGGFIKGN; this is encoded by the coding sequence ATGGATTTACAACTCAAAGGTAAAAAAGCGCTAGTCATGGGGTCATCAACAGGTCTTGGTCGCGCCATCGCAGAAGGCTTAATCGCTGAAGGTGCAGAAGTCGCAATTTGCGCACGAAATGAAGCACAACTAAAAAAAACTGCTGAAGAAATTAAAGCCACAGCTTATTTTACATGTGATCTCAGCATCGCAGGCCTTGCCAATGATCTTGTTGAAAGAACAATTAAAAAATTAGGTGGTCTTGATATTTTAGTTACAAATACAGGCGGTCCCGCTCGAGGGAACTTTTTAGATATCACTATTGAACAATGGGAAAAAGATTATCAAAGTGTGTGGATGAGTGTAGTTGAATCACTAAACTCAGCACTCCCGCATATGGAATCAAAAGGCTTTGGTAGAATTATGATGATCACTTCAGTCGCAGCTCGAGAACCCCTAGCAAGACTTACAAGTTCAAACGGTTTGCGCGCAGGTCTAAAAGGCTTAGCAAAATCAATCTCCACTGAGTACGCAGCAAAAGGTATCACAGTAAATGTTCTCATGCCGGGCTACACAAACACTGACAGACTTAAAGAATTAAACTTAAGTGAAGAACGCATTAAACAAATGGTTCCTGCAGGAAGATTAGCTGAGCCAAAAGAACTCGCCGATCTCGCAGTATTCCTAGCATCACCGAGAGCAAGCTACATCACCGGACAAAGCATCGCAGTAGATGGCGGATTCATTAAAGGCAACTAA
- a CDS encoding tryptophan 2,3-dioxygenase family protein: MAVTYSSYLKINELLNLQVPLSEKEHDETLFIVIHQVYELWFKQVLHETAYLQQSLEAGKTPESLATLKRILSILKTMVGQIDVLETMTPLSFASFRARLDTASGFQSIQFRQLEITLGKRNKSALERYAGEPEVKKLLEDISNKPSVYDSFLRYLKLKGLNIPDTVLKRDLSEATMASLEVQKILLNIYRNNPSITQICERLVDLDEGIQEWRYRHVKMVERTIGVKMGTGGSPGAQYLKTTLSQPLFPDLWDIRSEF; the protein is encoded by the coding sequence ATGGCGGTTACATACTCAAGCTATCTTAAGATTAATGAATTGTTGAACCTTCAAGTTCCACTTTCAGAAAAAGAGCATGATGAAACACTTTTTATCGTGATTCATCAGGTATATGAGTTGTGGTTCAAACAGGTTCTTCATGAAACAGCATATTTGCAGCAATCTCTTGAAGCTGGAAAAACCCCAGAGAGCCTTGCAACACTCAAACGCATTTTAAGTATTCTTAAAACCATGGTTGGGCAAATCGATGTGCTTGAGACAATGACACCTTTATCGTTTGCATCTTTTCGAGCAAGACTTGATACGGCTAGTGGTTTTCAATCAATTCAATTTCGACAATTAGAAATAACTTTGGGTAAACGTAATAAATCAGCACTCGAGCGTTATGCTGGAGAGCCTGAAGTGAAAAAACTTTTAGAAGATATTTCGAATAAGCCATCTGTTTATGATTCGTTTTTGCGTTATTTAAAACTAAAAGGTCTGAATATTCCTGATACAGTTTTAAAAAGAGATCTTTCAGAAGCAACGATGGCCTCACTAGAAGTTCAAAAAATATTACTCAATATTTATCGAAATAATCCAAGCATCACACAAATCTGTGAACGCCTTGTTGATCTCGATGAAGGAATCCAAGAATGGCGTTATCGACATGTGAAAATGGTGGAGCGCACTATTGGTGTGAAGATGGGCACCGGTGGAAGTCCTGGCGCTCAGTATTTAAAAACCACATTGTCACAGCCATTGTTTCCTGATCTTTGGGATATTCGCTCGGAGTTTTAA
- a CDS encoding M14 family zinc carboxypeptidase, with translation MLHGISAFIFLIFSVTAYAQNPITKYSEVKDFINQTAIKYPQNVRIINVGDSDSGDVILGLQIGNGPTHNLVVGTHHGNEYGSTAVAAAFALALAANPIPDQTVYVIPVLNISGYNSRNRYETTQGRSKDPNRDYPGPCGTEGPFHLKSTANLARFIQEKNIITSATMHTYFPAVVYPWGISTHQTGTLFDTVFQQLARAAVQESRYAIGNSTQMIYPADGTFEDYAYWHHGIWSMLFEIGNSHSPTQSAISHMISVNVPGLRRMLEIAPKARAPNHAFTGQCSSHLKVLDLHNE, from the coding sequence ATGTTGCACGGGATATCCGCTTTTATTTTTCTAATTTTTTCAGTAACTGCATATGCTCAAAATCCAATTACAAAATATTCAGAGGTAAAAGATTTTATTAATCAGACCGCAATTAAGTATCCACAAAATGTGCGCATTATTAACGTGGGTGACTCTGATAGTGGAGATGTAATTTTAGGATTACAAATCGGAAATGGTCCTACACATAATCTGGTTGTCGGAACTCATCACGGAAATGAATATGGTTCAACTGCAGTTGCTGCGGCATTTGCGTTAGCACTGGCTGCAAATCCGATCCCTGATCAAACGGTTTATGTTATTCCTGTTTTGAATATCTCAGGATACAACTCACGAAACAGATACGAAACCACACAGGGTAGAAGTAAAGATCCAAATCGTGATTATCCTGGGCCTTGCGGAACAGAAGGTCCGTTTCATTTAAAATCAACTGCAAACCTTGCACGTTTTATTCAAGAGAAAAATATTATTACTTCAGCAACCATGCATACTTATTTTCCAGCAGTAGTTTATCCTTGGGGAATTTCAACTCACCAAACGGGTACTCTATTCGATACTGTGTTTCAGCAATTAGCTCGAGCCGCAGTACAAGAGAGTCGTTACGCCATCGGTAATTCAACACAAATGATTTACCCAGCCGACGGAACGTTTGAGGATTATGCTTATTGGCACCACGGAATATGGTCGATGTTATTTGAAATTGGAAATAGCCATAGCCCAACTCAGAGTGCAATTTCGCACATGATTTCGGTGAATGTACCAGGGCTGCGTCGAATGCTTGAGATAGCACCAAAAGCAAGAGCGCCAAATCATGCATTCACTGGGCAGTGCAGTAGTCATTTGAAAGTATTAGATTTGCACAACGAGTAA
- a CDS encoding clostripain-related cysteine peptidase, producing the protein MLKIFNKLALAMFIFTLSSMSLAAEKEWTMLTFMNGHNNLDSYGAKDLNEMETVGSTDKINVVVQWASLGSTQTKRVYVHQDNQPGIVTSPIVESLPRVDMGDYKNLIEFVRWGVMNYPAKKYFINVWNHGSGWHVNANPLFQLFKGLGLTGFEAASFSPSDISWDDLTGNFISTTQLGLAINESAKIIGHKVDIYGSDACLMAMPEVSTEMADSVHMYVGSEDTEPGPGWEYGSFLKTWSALPDMSPFYVSKALTDTYVASYTNGPQGNLAVTFSALDLTKTPALLLAMKGLSAGLIALPNAAKLKVKTVIGLTQAFYFSDSGDGLDFVKHLEQANIESMRPGILSSARNALTGFIAYNKGSPSFSKATGAAMWIPKKISTFDLYWARYQKLKFQQETQWGNAMQSVLMAQ; encoded by the coding sequence ATGCTGAAAATATTTAATAAACTAGCACTCGCTATGTTTATTTTCACACTTTCGTCGATGTCATTAGCCGCAGAAAAAGAGTGGACGATGCTCACTTTCATGAACGGCCATAACAACCTCGATTCTTACGGTGCAAAAGATCTAAATGAGATGGAAACCGTTGGATCAACCGATAAAATCAACGTTGTAGTTCAATGGGCAAGTCTTGGCTCAACGCAAACAAAGCGTGTGTATGTTCATCAAGATAATCAGCCAGGCATTGTAACCTCACCCATTGTTGAAAGTCTTCCCCGAGTGGATATGGGCGATTATAAAAATCTCATCGAGTTTGTTAGATGGGGTGTCATGAACTACCCTGCAAAAAAATATTTTATTAACGTTTGGAATCACGGCAGTGGTTGGCATGTTAATGCAAACCCGTTGTTTCAATTATTCAAAGGCCTAGGTCTCACTGGTTTTGAAGCAGCAAGTTTTTCTCCAAGTGATATTAGTTGGGATGACCTCACAGGTAACTTCATTTCAACAACCCAATTAGGCCTAGCAATAAATGAATCCGCTAAAATTATCGGTCACAAAGTTGATATTTACGGTAGCGATGCTTGTTTAATGGCCATGCCTGAAGTTTCAACAGAAATGGCTGATTCAGTTCATATGTATGTCGGATCAGAAGACACCGAACCAGGCCCAGGTTGGGAATACGGTTCATTCTTAAAAACATGGAGCGCTCTACCCGATATGAGCCCTTTTTATGTTTCAAAAGCTCTCACTGATACCTACGTTGCCTCATATACAAATGGTCCTCAGGGCAATTTAGCAGTGACATTTTCAGCTCTTGATTTAACAAAAACGCCTGCACTGCTTTTAGCAATGAAAGGCTTATCTGCTGGCTTAATCGCACTTCCTAATGCTGCTAAACTTAAAGTTAAAACAGTCATTGGTTTAACCCAAGCATTTTACTTTTCAGATTCAGGTGATGGACTTGATTTCGTAAAACACTTGGAACAAGCAAATATTGAATCTATGAGACCAGGCATTCTCAGCAGTGCTCGAAATGCACTTACAGGTTTCATTGCATATAATAAAGGTTCACCATCGTTTAGCAAAGCTACGGGTGCTGCGATGTGGATTCCTAAAAAGATCAGCACATTTGATCTTTACTGGGCTAGATACCAAAAGTTGAAGTTTCAACAAGAAACTCAATGGGGCAATGCAATGCAGTCTGTTTTAATGGCTCAATAA
- a CDS encoding metallophosphoesterase, which translates to MTLIAKAVLQITVILAISINAFAATPKILQILHTNDLHSYWEKSSNKKLGGYARIKTLLDQMEAEGDANGWATIRLDAGDFSEGNINFWADTGRTSFEIMKLLNYDAIALGNHDHQLGINELIRHASTEETKLPLVAANFFTDQPVNVKPGKYVRKKGLVIAVGGATTDNPTYTWTARPAEITAPKGPLESWLIANEMVDIHIALTHLGTGQERKLAKESSLIDIIIGGHSHTTIDSPIYEFNKNGKPVPIVQAGARGLFVGRMLVELPVRVYAHVLSYSLKRVTADIPEDPVISAIITEGLTKLQNVFGQYDFNQIIGHADKTYFTHREPVPIIGNFLADALREAVGADIAFDSGRLYGDRVSFGPVNLYNILNLTPHLYSWESKGWKIVTCDIAGSRLSKILSIPAFVKQSMIVSGMTFRMNMLNIVRDLKIHGAPVVGDRIYKFALSEGFVRGLQSYPELDRICRPYTQTGVLVRDAIMKKAMTMKAFTEAEFGPRRITGFTEFDWECNDDCPDESKGL; encoded by the coding sequence ATGACTTTAATTGCTAAAGCAGTGCTACAAATTACTGTTATATTGGCCATTTCAATAAATGCGTTTGCCGCTACACCTAAAATTCTACAAATTCTTCATACAAACGATCTGCACTCTTACTGGGAAAAATCTAGTAACAAAAAATTAGGCGGTTATGCCCGCATTAAAACTCTACTTGATCAAATGGAAGCCGAAGGTGACGCCAACGGCTGGGCAACAATTCGATTAGACGCCGGAGATTTCAGCGAAGGTAATATCAATTTTTGGGCTGATACAGGACGCACTAGTTTTGAAATCATGAAGCTTCTTAACTACGATGCTATAGCACTGGGGAATCATGACCATCAATTAGGAATCAACGAACTCATCAGGCATGCTTCAACTGAAGAAACAAAGCTCCCACTGGTAGCTGCAAATTTTTTCACTGATCAACCTGTAAACGTAAAACCAGGAAAATATGTTCGAAAAAAAGGACTCGTAATCGCAGTGGGTGGTGCCACCACTGATAATCCAACCTATACATGGACTGCACGTCCTGCAGAAATCACAGCTCCAAAAGGCCCCTTAGAATCTTGGCTCATCGCAAATGAAATGGTTGATATTCACATTGCACTGACACATTTGGGTACAGGGCAAGAAAGAAAATTAGCAAAAGAATCTAGCCTCATTGACATCATCATTGGTGGTCATAGCCATACGACAATTGACTCACCCATTTATGAATTCAATAAAAATGGTAAACCAGTTCCTATAGTGCAAGCAGGTGCTCGCGGCCTTTTTGTTGGTCGCATGCTTGTCGAATTACCCGTGCGAGTCTATGCCCACGTTTTGTCATATTCACTAAAGCGTGTGACAGCTGATATTCCTGAAGATCCGGTCATTAGTGCGATAATTACCGAAGGACTTACAAAACTTCAAAATGTATTTGGCCAATATGATTTTAATCAGATCATAGGACACGCTGACAAAACATATTTCACACACCGAGAGCCCGTACCGATAATCGGAAATTTCTTAGCCGATGCTCTTCGTGAGGCTGTAGGTGCTGACATAGCATTTGATTCAGGACGCCTGTATGGCGACCGAGTTTCTTTTGGACCAGTAAATCTTTATAATATTTTAAATTTAACTCCCCATTTGTATTCGTGGGAATCAAAGGGTTGGAAAATTGTAACTTGCGATATCGCAGGAAGCCGCCTATCAAAAATTCTGTCTATCCCTGCATTCGTAAAACAATCTATGATTGTTTCAGGAATGACCTTTCGCATGAATATGCTTAATATCGTTCGTGATTTAAAAATCCACGGAGCCCCTGTGGTTGGTGATCGTATTTATAAATTCGCACTATCTGAAGGTTTTGTACGTGGTCTACAAAGCTATCCTGAACTCGATCGCATTTGTCGCCCCTACACTCAAACAGGAGTGTTGGTTCGTGACGCCATCATGAAAAAAGCAATGACCATGAAAGCCTTTACTGAAGCTGAATTTGGCCCCCGTCGCATCACAGGTTTTACAGAGTTTGATTGGGAGTGCAATGATGACTGCCCTGATGAGAGTAAAGGTCTGTAA
- a CDS encoding ribose-phosphate pyrophosphokinase, which yields MTHGLPTVAAAKLKIFSGNSSRDLALNIAKEMGIELGRADLKRFSDGEINLEIHENVRGCDVFMIQSACSPANDNYMELFIMLDALKRASAARITAVIPYYGYARQDRKVAPRAPISAKLMADLITAAGADRVLSVDLHAGQIQGFFDIPFDHLFSMPVLIGHLKENISGETVVVSPDAGGVERARAFAKRLGATIAIIDKRRNAPNEAKALHLIGDVDGKNAIILDDLIDTAGTLTQAVDTLINHGAKKVSACATHPVLSGPAVARIRDSQLQELVVTDTIPLSQEAKNCSKIRQLTVAPLLAEAIKRIHGNDSVSSLFI from the coding sequence ATGACCCACGGTTTACCTACTGTAGCTGCAGCAAAATTAAAAATATTCTCCGGAAACTCCAGCCGTGATCTTGCACTTAACATCGCTAAAGAAATGGGCATAGAGCTTGGCCGGGCTGATCTTAAACGCTTCAGCGACGGAGAAATAAATCTCGAAATTCATGAAAACGTTAGGGGTTGCGATGTTTTCATGATTCAAAGTGCGTGCAGCCCAGCCAATGACAATTACATGGAACTTTTCATTATGCTCGATGCGCTGAAACGCGCTTCAGCCGCTAGAATTACAGCTGTAATTCCATATTACGGTTACGCCAGACAAGATCGAAAAGTTGCTCCTCGAGCACCTATCTCTGCGAAATTAATGGCAGATCTTATTACAGCAGCCGGTGCTGATCGCGTTTTATCTGTTGATCTTCACGCAGGGCAAATTCAAGGTTTCTTTGACATCCCCTTTGATCATCTTTTCAGCATGCCGGTTCTCATAGGGCATCTTAAAGAAAATATTTCAGGCGAAACCGTAGTAGTTAGCCCCGATGCAGGGGGTGTTGAAAGAGCGCGTGCCTTTGCAAAACGCTTAGGTGCTACCATTGCAATCATCGATAAACGCCGTAATGCCCCTAATGAGGCAAAAGCACTCCACTTAATCGGGGATGTAGACGGTAAAAATGCCATTATCCTTGATGATTTGATCGATACTGCAGGTACTCTTACACAAGCAGTTGACACACTTATCAATCATGGGGCAAAAAAGGTATCTGCATGCGCAACTCATCCCGTACTTTCTGGCCCCGCAGTGGCTAGAATTAGAGATAGTCAGTTGCAAGAATTGGTTGTTACGGATACTATCCCTCTCAGCCAAGAAGCAAAAAATTGCAGTAAAATCAGACAGCTTACGGTTGCTCCGTTACTGGCTGAAGCAATTAAGAGAATTCACGGTAATGATTCTGTGAGCTCATTATTTATTTAA
- a CDS encoding 50S ribosomal protein L25 → MKTIEIEVQQRDLTGKGSNRRLRNQGLIPAILYGSSKKNFNIQTSTKTITLLVNSHNENAIITLKSSAKDVNGKHVLLKDWDRDILTRGPLHVDFYEIDLKKSVRVRVPLHFTGKAKGITDGGIVSPVVREIEVDCLPTAIPEFLEVDVTHLGIGDSVHIEELVVPEGVKKHFVDNYTIVTCSFIKEEVIVVPDPTAVATLAEPEVMAKGKKDEEGEEGAAKPAAGAKAPAAAKGGDKK, encoded by the coding sequence ATGAAAACAATCGAAATCGAAGTACAGCAACGTGATCTCACAGGCAAAGGCTCAAACCGCCGTTTAAGAAACCAAGGTTTGATTCCCGCTATTTTGTATGGTTCAAGCAAAAAGAATTTCAATATTCAAACCAGCACAAAAACAATTACATTACTTGTAAACTCACATAATGAGAATGCCATCATCACATTAAAAAGTTCAGCAAAAGATGTGAACGGCAAACATGTTCTCTTAAAAGATTGGGATCGTGACATACTTACACGAGGCCCGTTGCATGTTGATTTTTATGAAATTGATTTGAAAAAATCTGTACGCGTACGCGTTCCACTACACTTTACCGGTAAAGCTAAAGGTATCACCGACGGTGGTATCGTATCTCCCGTCGTTCGTGAGATCGAAGTTGATTGTTTACCCACTGCAATTCCTGAGTTTCTTGAAGTAGATGTAACTCATTTAGGAATTGGAGACTCCGTTCACATTGAAGAACTCGTTGTTCCTGAGGGAGTTAAAAAGCACTTCGTTGATAACTACACCATTGTTACATGTTCATTTATTAAAGAAGAAGTTATCGTTGTTCCTGACCCAACCGCTGTTGCTACTCTTGCTGAACCTGAAGTTATGGCTAAAGGTAAGAAAGATGAAGAAGGCGAAGAGGGTGCTGCTAAACCAGCAGCAGGCGCTAAAGCCCCCGCTGCTGCAAAAGGTGGCGATAAAAAATAA
- the pth gene encoding aminoacyl-tRNA hydrolase, protein MWLIVGLGNPGSKYLLTRHNSGFMALDYLVKSIGVQNSDGKQEHKAQTIDFKWEDQPIKLIKPLTYMNKSGESVGEIMRYYKVPLENIIVVYDDLDTPYGQIRLKQKAGDGGHNGIKSLIEQLGTNEFLRVRIGIGRPTHPDMDPADYVLQNFSKQELTTLPDHLNTALDAIEMVVFEGPLKAMNTFNTKPKEEGNKNGL, encoded by the coding sequence ATGTGGTTAATCGTTGGTCTTGGAAATCCTGGTTCTAAATACCTGCTCACCCGACATAACTCTGGGTTTATGGCCTTAGATTATTTGGTTAAAAGCATTGGTGTTCAAAATTCTGACGGCAAACAAGAACATAAAGCTCAAACCATAGACTTTAAATGGGAAGACCAGCCCATTAAATTAATCAAACCCCTCACCTATATGAATAAATCCGGTGAATCCGTGGGTGAGATCATGCGGTATTATAAAGTCCCACTAGAAAATATCATCGTTGTTTATGATGATCTCGACACACCCTATGGGCAAATCAGATTAAAACAAAAAGCCGGAGACGGTGGCCATAACGGAATAAAATCTTTAATCGAACAATTAGGTACTAATGAATTTTTAAGAGTGCGCATCGGAATCGGGCGCCCAACGCATCCTGATATGGACCCGGCTGATTATGTTTTGCAAAATTTTTCAAAACAAGAGCTTACAACACTTCCTGATCACCTAAATACAGCACTTGATGCTATAGAAATGGTTGTATTTGAAGGACCACTAAAAGCGATGAATACTTTTAATACAAAACCAAAAGAAGAAGGAAATAAAAATGGGCTTTAA
- the ychF gene encoding redox-regulated ATPase YchF, which translates to MGFNCGIVGLPNVGKSTLFNALTSAKAEAANYPFCTIDPNVGIVTVPDERMDKIAKIVGPQKVVPTTIEFVDIAGLVEGASKGEGLGNQFLGHIRQTDAIVHVVRCFDDPNIIHVAGSVNPLRDMDIINTELLLADLDSVEKRYAKIEKTAKISNDPKQKVEASCLKKLVDAIREGIPARAVDLNDEEKLIARELHLITHKPVLYLANVDEAGLKEKNEWVKAVEKRAAEEKSVVVQICGALEAEIGQLAADERKDFLAEMGLKEPGLNTLIRGGYKLMRLITYFTAGVQEVRAWTITEGTKGPGAAGVIHSDFEKGFIRAEAYHCEDLFKFGSEAAVKEKGLYRSEGKEYLVKDGDVLFFKFNV; encoded by the coding sequence ATGGGCTTTAATTGCGGCATAGTAGGACTCCCCAACGTTGGGAAAAGTACACTTTTTAACGCCTTAACTTCGGCTAAAGCTGAAGCAGCAAATTATCCATTTTGTACGATTGATCCTAACGTAGGCATTGTTACTGTACCGGATGAGCGAATGGATAAAATCGCAAAAATAGTTGGACCGCAAAAAGTGGTTCCAACCACAATTGAATTTGTTGATATCGCTGGTTTAGTTGAAGGTGCAAGTAAAGGTGAAGGTTTAGGTAACCAGTTTTTAGGGCATATTCGACAGACAGACGCCATTGTTCATGTGGTGCGCTGTTTTGATGACCCCAATATTATTCACGTGGCTGGAAGTGTGAACCCACTTCGCGACATGGATATCATCAACACAGAATTACTTTTGGCAGATTTAGATTCAGTAGAAAAACGTTATGCAAAAATTGAAAAGACGGCCAAAATTTCTAATGACCCTAAACAAAAAGTCGAAGCCTCATGTCTAAAAAAACTTGTTGATGCCATTCGAGAAGGCATACCTGCTAGGGCCGTGGATCTTAACGATGAAGAAAAACTTATCGCTCGTGAACTTCATTTAATTACCCATAAACCTGTTTTGTATTTAGCCAATGTTGATGAAGCAGGACTTAAAGAAAAAAATGAATGGGTTAAAGCGGTTGAAAAAAGAGCAGCTGAAGAAAAAAGCGTTGTAGTTCAAATCTGCGGTGCTCTTGAAGCAGAAATCGGCCAACTCGCAGCTGATGAACGAAAAGATTTTTTAGCAGAAATGGGTTTGAAAGAACCAGGCCTTAACACTCTTATTCGTGGTGGCTATAAGCTCATGCGTCTGATCACTTATTTCACAGCAGGTGTTCAAGAAGTGAGAGCTTGGACAATCACCGAAGGCACAAAAGGCCCGGGAGCTGCCGGAGTCATTCACTCAGACTTTGAAAAAGGATTTATCAGAGCAGAGGCCTATCACTGCGAAGATCTTTTTAAATTTGGGTCTGAAGCAGCGGTAAAAGAAAAAGGTCTCTACCGTTCAGAAGGAAAAGAATACCTCGTAAAAGATGGTGACGTCTTATTCTTTAAATTCAACGTCTAG
- a CDS encoding ABC transporter permease encodes MKSDWWSNFKKNKIPFISLMFIFLVITLAVFAPLITPFSYEVQDLQRVLLNPNFTNWFGTDELGRDLYSRIIYGARVSMAVGILTSFVSVIIGTFYGAVAGYIGGVVDSLLMRLIDILQSIPPLVLMILVSVIINSTEYFSHGIRSMMGIMFALCLVGWMGIARLVRAQVLIVREMPYVEAARSVGVKHYGILLFHILPNILGPLLVLLTFLIPSQVLYESFLSFIGLGLQPPYSSWGVLAHEGWRSLRTYPHLIIFPGLAIFLTMLAFNFVGEGLRDALDPKLRYEPK; translated from the coding sequence ATGAAATCTGATTGGTGGTCGAATTTTAAAAAAAATAAAATCCCATTTATTTCACTCATGTTTATATTTTTAGTAATAACACTTGCGGTGTTTGCACCTTTAATCACACCCTTCTCTTATGAAGTGCAAGACCTACAAAGAGTTTTATTGAATCCAAATTTCACGAACTGGTTTGGTACTGATGAATTAGGCCGTGATCTTTACTCACGCATTATTTATGGGGCACGCGTGAGCATGGCTGTTGGAATTCTCACAAGTTTTGTTTCAGTTATCATCGGTACTTTTTACGGAGCCGTTGCGGGTTATATCGGCGGAGTCGTTGATTCATTACTGATGCGATTAATAGACATTTTGCAATCCATACCACCACTGGTTTTGATGATACTCGTTTCAGTGATTATTAATTCTACAGAATATTTTTCACATGGAATCCGCTCTATGATGGGCATCATGTTTGCGTTATGTTTAGTCGGTTGGATGGGAATTGCAAGGCTTGTACGCGCTCAAGTTTTGATTGTACGTGAAATGCCCTATGTCGAGGCTGCTCGCTCGGTAGGTGTAAAACATTACGGTATATTACTATTTCATATTCTTCCCAATATTTTAGGCCCATTACTTGTGCTTTTAACTTTTCTAATACCTTCACAAGTTCTCTATGAGAGTTTTTTAAGTTTTATTGGTCTTGGACTTCAACCGCCTTACAGCAGTTGGGGCGTTCTTGCCCATGAAGGATGGAGAAGTTTACGCACTTATCCACACCTGATAATTTTCCCAGGGCTGGCGATTTTTTTAACGATGTTGGCTTTTAATTTTGTTGGCGAAGGTCTTCGCGACGCACTTGATCCGAAATTGCGTTATGAACCAAAATAG
- a CDS encoding ABC transporter permease, with protein sequence MISFLFRRCLEAILSIAVLITITFFLLHALPGGPFDDETALAPEVKAHLEEYYHLNSPVSEQFLIYVGKLFKGDLGTSYRNIDQSVVSLLQDTLPITLKLSLMSLVLSFSLGIPLGLIAASKHNSKFDFLTLFATMSCVSIPSFLLAPILILIFSFWLDWLPPALWESPSYYILPVITLAARPTALIARLIRTSALDVLHSDFVRAAYAKGMSQIQILFKHVLKNSIVPVLALSGTMIAHLISGTFVVELIFAIPGVGRHLIASVDNRDYPLVLALTLIYSFLLIIGNLIMDFITTLIDPRMRLS encoded by the coding sequence ATGATAAGTTTTTTATTTCGCCGTTGCCTCGAGGCGATTTTATCAATTGCTGTTCTAATTACTATCACATTTTTTCTTCTGCACGCACTGCCCGGTGGTCCATTTGATGACGAGACTGCCCTTGCTCCCGAAGTAAAAGCTCATCTTGAAGAGTATTATCATCTTAATTCTCCCGTTTCAGAGCAGTTTTTAATTTATGTAGGCAAGCTTTTCAAAGGTGATTTAGGTACCTCTTATCGTAATATTGATCAAAGTGTGGTGAGTCTTTTACAAGATACTTTGCCAATAACTTTAAAGCTAAGCTTGATGTCACTTGTTTTAAGTTTTTCTCTAGGAATTCCCTTGGGGCTAATTGCGGCGTCAAAACATAATTCAAAATTTGATTTTCTAACACTTTTTGCGACGATGAGTTGTGTGAGTATTCCAAGTTTCCTGCTAGCGCCTATTCTTATTTTAATTTTTAGCTTCTGGCTTGATTGGCTTCCTCCAGCACTTTGGGAAAGCCCCAGCTATTATATTTTACCAGTAATCACACTTGCGGCAAGGCCCACCGCACTCATCGCACGACTCATTAGAACCAGTGCGCTTGATGTGCTACATTCTGATTTTGTGAGAGCTGCATATGCTAAAGGTATGAGTCAAATTCAAATTTTATTTAAACATGTATTAAAAAACAGCATTGTTCCAGTGCTCGCACTTTCAGGAACCATGATTGCTCATCTCATTTCTGGAACTTTCGTGGTCGAACTTATTTTTGCTATTCCTGGAGTAGGTAGGCACCTAATTGCTAGTGTAGATAATCGTGATTACCCCTTAGTACTGGCTTTGACTCTGATCTACTCATTTTTATTAATCATCGGAAATCTCATCATGGATTTTATTACTACACTTATTGATCCACGTATGAGGCTGTCATGA